A single genomic interval of Osmia lignaria lignaria isolate PbOS001 chromosome 9, iyOsmLign1, whole genome shotgun sequence harbors:
- the LOC117611371 gene encoding uncharacterized protein LOC117611371 — translation MQILKTWIPDELIFFIIWGCLFCSVGWKLLHAPSNVPRRRSILETTNSSSKRSSKDQANARNLPCAQESQFGREERSNSNFKIIIRLPEKVLKIVLKYIEKLLLTILINVYKNIQKYCHVSAQVESVERLRNLLNKSSNNRINVTMNNQSNYNVLNEETPNKQSSINEKTSPTNKISFHEYLTRFLYKDIDQSQEKFNNDVTSEENSSDVAGKQREKYAENVYERKNEDVTGNDNDLPSHKFGSCSKAARYNVDDNSARSNMKINENAESLLIRSLAEMFLASILRDSEVFGPESKEMEENEETKENSDTYLFDDESRSEMLADKLEEHLTFAEESDKICSRTEDDYPGEQSGVVPEKEVNLLENESVMHSSKGATQFPVEKKEKGEEFGSPPDTNSLKNCRDSESAGFSDLSPVTDHGKEEEDLNALVRRMIIVELKKHRKKEEIVLKRAHSDTETVIPRKKQNSKSRTGLFSLKGRTFFRDLLELEESLRRNSDNESSESVKVEMNEGMTKAEESINQGENHSKNDVSVVTDCANVSENSTDAMCKTNSSIMLMRKIHVPCLKSTENENEQSIEFETIFGAPKEELKSKCTQTEGAYMVRAVRSCPLRKRRVSLQLQQLHRLTDREPYYSTIVYANKDFSRFIYRKASDNLIYEKGKGSRSPSYIPAPERFRWKYLIPNKVK, via the exons CCTCGAGACGACAAATTCCAGCTCGAAAAGATCCAGCAAGGATCAAGCAAACGCGAGAAACCTACCCTG tgCACAAGAATCCCAATTCGGTAGAGAAGAACGATCTAActccaatttcaaaattattatacgCCTACCCGAGAAAGTACTGAAAATTGTACTgaaatatatagaaaaattacTACTGACGATCTtgataaatgtttataaaaatattcagaaaTATTGTCATGTTTCTGCCCAAGTAGAGAGCGTAGAAAGGCTAAGAAATTTGCTAAATAAATCATCGAACAACAGAATCAACGTCACGATGAATAATCAATCAAATTACAACGTCCTTAACGAGGAAACACCGAATAAACAATCATCAATCAACGAGAAAACAAGCCCGACGAACAAAATATCGTTCCACGAGTACTTAACCAGGTTTCTCTACAAAGATATCGATCAATcacaagaaaaatttaataacgatGTGACCTCGGAAGAAAACAGCTCCGATGTTGCAGGAAAGCAGCGTGAAAAATACGCGGAGAACGTGTACGAGCGTAAAAACGAAGATGTAACAGGGAACGACAACGATCTACCTTCTCATAAATTTGGATCATGCTCAAAAGCTGCCAGATATAATGTGGATGATAATTCAGCAAGGTCGAACATGAAAATCAATGAAAATGCTGAAAGTCTACTTATTCGTTCTTTGGCAGAAATGTTTCTAGCATCGATTCTACGGGACAGCGAGGTATTCGGACCAGAAAGCAAAGAGatggaagaaaatgaagaaacgaaagagaatTCTGATACGTATTTGTTCGATGACGAAAGTCGCTCAGAAATGTTGGCTGATAAGCTCGAGGAACATTTAACGTTCGCAGAGGAAAGTGATAAAATATGCTCGAGAACGGAGGACGATTATCCTGGCGAACAGTCTGGAGTTGTTCCAGAAAAAGAGGTGAACTTGCTGGAAAATGAATCTGTAATGCATTCGAGTAAAGGGGCCACGCAATTTCCagtcgaaaagaaagaaaagggtgaAGAGTTTGGATCACCTCCAGATACGAATTCGCTGAAAAATTGTCGCGATTCTGAATCTGCGGGTTTCTCTGATTTGTC GCCGGTCACTGATCACGGTAAGGAGGAAGAAGACTTGAATGCTCTTGTTCGACGCATGATTATCGTCGAATTGAAAAAGCATCGTAAGAAAGAGGAAATTGTACTTAAAAGGGCTCATTCGGATACAGAAACCGTGATACCTAGAAAGAAACAAAACTCCAAAAGCAG AACAGGTCTGTTCAGCCTCAAAGGCCGCACGTTTTTCCGAGATTTATTGGAACTGGAAGAAAGTCTCCGTAGAAACAGTGATAACGAATCGAGCGAGTCGGTTAAAGTCGAAATGAATGAAGGTATGACTAAAGCAGAAGAGTCAATAAATCAAGGTGAAAATCATTCGAAGAACGATGTTTCTGTGGTCACCGATTGCGCAAATGTTTCTGAGAATTCTACGGACGCGATGTGCAAAACCAATTCGAGTATTATGTTAATGAGGAAAATCCATGTTCCTTGTTTGAAGAGCaccgaaaacgaaaacgaacaaTCGATAGAATTTGAAAC aatttttggggCACCTAAAGAGGAACTGAAGAGTAAATGTACGCAGACAGAAGGTGCATACATGGTTCGCGCAGTGAGGAGTTGTCCTCTTCGAAAGAGACGTGTCTCGTTGCAGTTGCAACAACTGCATCGTTTAACGGACCGCGAACCATATTACTCGACGATCGTTTATGCGAATAAGGATTTCTCGAGATTCATTTACAGAAAAGCTTCTGATAATCTTATATACGAAAAAGGTAAAGGAAGTCGCAGTCCTAGCTATATACCTGCTCCAGAAAGATTTCGATGGAAATACCTAATACCTAACAAAGTCAAATAA